CAACATAGGGCAGAGTGTGGAGATATTTCACACCCGTAATTTGGTCGGCAACTTCAACTTGGCCTAACGTCTCATAGATTGGAAATTCAAACGCGGTACCACGGTAGTTAGAGCCTCGATTATCAAGCTGATAAACAATATAACCCTGTTGTAACATGTATTGAGTTATATCAGCGCCTTGCCATTTATTCGTGACCAGTTGTGCGTGAGGGCCGCCATAAACTCTAACAATGACAGGGTACTTTTTGCCTGGTTGCATGTTCTTAGGCTTATAAAGTTTGTAGTACAAATCAGCTTTTCCATCATCTGATTTTAATGAACCAAATTCAGGCATGACTAAGCCATTATAATAAGGTGCTACAGGGTGCTCTGGCGTTACTTTATTTTCAGCTAACCAAGTAATATGTTCACCATTCGCCGAGTGTAAACTTACCTGTTTAGGTGTTTTAGTATTTGAGAAACTATCAATATAACTTTCGCTGGTTTGACTGAAGTTTATGCTATGAAAGCCGTTGCGTTTAGTTATACGTTGTACATTTTCAGGTGATTTACCGCTAAGAGGAACTTTATATAAGTGACGTTCAAGGGGAGTATCAGCACGACCGGTAAAGTAAACCCAACCATTCTTTTCATCTACACGTGTTAGTGAATCAACTACCCACTCGCCTTTGGTTAACTGAGAAATTAACTCACCTTTTAAGTTGTAATGGTAAAGGTGCTTGTAGCCGTCGCGTTCTGAAGCCCAGATAAAGGTTTTATTGTCACTTAAAAAAGTTAAATCTTTATGCAAGTTAAGCCAATGGCTAGATTTTTCTACTAGTAAGGTTTTTTGGCGACGTTTTTTTAAATTGTACGTTTTTAATGTTAACGTTTTTTGGTCACGACTTTGTAATTGGTAAGATACCTTTTTACTATCACTAAGCCACTTTACTCGTGGGATATAAATATCCTTATTATCACCTAACTCAACAAAACGGATTTTTTTACCTTTAATGTCAGTAACGGCTAGTTGAATATGAACATTATTAGTCCCTGTTGCAGGGTAACGCTGTTCAATTAGCTCAATTTTTTCAGCGTATATCTCGTTACGAATAACCGTTTTTACTGGGGTCTCATCGACACGTAAAAAAGCAATGTGCTTTTCATTTGGCGACCACCAATAACCGGTCATACGCGACATTTCTTCTTGAGCAACAAATTCACTCATACCATTTTTAATGGTGCCACCGCCATCGATGGTAAGTTGGCGCTCTTCACCGGAAGCAATATTTAATACATAAATGTTTTGCTCACGAATATAAGAAACAAAATTGCCTTGAGGTGAGAATTTTACATCAGTTTCAAAACCGGCTGTTTCAGTTAAGCGTTTAGCTGTTTTTGTTGTTAAATGGTAGTAGTAAATATCACCATTAAGCGGGAACAGTAATGCACTACCGTCTTGCGAAAATTGGTATTCCATAATGCCAACACCATAGATACGTTGGCGTTCACGGCGTGCTTTTTCTTCGTCAGATAAGTTTTCAGGGCCACTAAATAATGATTGAGAATCAACAAGCAGTTTATTTTCTTTACTGGCTAAATTGTATTCCCACAAATCATAACGGTTTAGATCTTCTGCTTTACCTTGGAGGTAAGTTACCCGTGTTCCGTCTGGAGAAAATTTCAATGACTTGGGTGTTTGACCATTAAGAGAAGGCGAACTATAAATGCGCTCAATGGTTAATTGCTCTGCGCTAGGCACTTTGACTTTTTCATCACTTGCATTTGCACTCAAAGGTAAAGCTAATGAGCAAAGGAGAGAGAAAAGTGCTTTTTTAACAGTAAATTTCATAGGAAAGTTATCTTATTAAGTTGTTTATTGGTTTGTGAAAATAGGTAATTGTGTACGCTGTGCCTATGACGTCCATGCCAATGTTTTTTAGCCCGAGCACTTTAACAAACGCTAGTATATTAAACTAGCGTAGTGCTAAAAAAGGACCAATATTTTAAGGGATATTATCTTTAAAAATTGGTCTCAGTGTAAACAATAATGGCAACAAACTATTTGTATAGCCTGCAAGCTATTAGGCTTTCAGCTCATTATTTTATCAACTCAATGAGCTCATGAATGGTTTTTACTGCTTTGATGTTAGCGCCAAGCCCTTCCATTGATTTATGATAATTACGGTAAGGAATAAATATTTCGGTGAAGCCATGCTGTGCTGCTTCTTTAACACGAGGTACGCCGCTGTCTATAGGTCTAACGTCGCCATTTAAGCTCAATTCACCCATGATGCAGGTATTACGAGGTATAACAAAGTCATTCAGGCTGCTTAATAGTGCTGTGACCAAGGCTAAATCGATACAGGTTTCAGACTCATCAATTTTTAAGCCGCCGACAATATTAAAAAAGGTATCGTGAAATATCTTCGTTTTGGTATGTTTACGCAATATCCCGGTTAACATTTTAATTCTGTTCATGTTCAAACCAACACAAACACGTTGTGGAAACTCTGCCTCGGTTTCAGTGGTCAAACATTGAATTTCTAACAGCAGATTGCGATTGCCTTTACGAATACAGGTGATTGTTGAACCAGGAGATTCGGTACTAGAACCCGATAAAAATATTTCGCTCGGATTATCAACACTGAGCATACCGCGTTCACACATCTTGAAAATACCGACGGTGTCGATATCACCAAAACGGTTTTTGTTCGCTCTAAGCGTACGAATTTGACCGTCATTAGTATCAATATGCAACAGGGCATCTACTATGTGTACTAGTGTTTGCGGGCCGGCAATTTCGTTGTTTTTATTTACATGGGCAATAATAAACATAGTGACATTATTTTGCTTGCAGTACTGGGTCAGTGATTGCGCACTGCTTTTTACTTGTGAAGGAGAGCCAGGACTGCCATTTGCATTTTCAGTGACTACCGCTTGGATAGAGTCAATTACCGCAAACTTAATTTTGTTTTTATCTAATTCATCAATGATGGCTTCAACACTGGTTTCAGCTAATAGGTAAAGGTTATCTTCGTCATAATCCAACTTTAATCGGTGCACACGGTTTTTGAACTGAGAAAGGGATTCTTCAGCG
The DNA window shown above is from Colwellia psychrerythraea 34H and carries:
- the radA gene encoding DNA repair protein RadA; the encoded protein is MVKAAKIEFVCTDCGMNHTRWQGQCRCGAWNTLVEMKIPKAASKNAATRTTSTGGYAGLTGGGSKKINEIESIDAEKRSTGIGELDRVLCGGVTTGSVNIISGDPGAGKTTLLSDLVARMSKTHASLYCTAEESLSQFKNRVHRLKLDYDEDNLYLLAETSVEAIIDELDKNKIKFAVIDSIQAVVTENANGSPGSPSQVKSSAQSLTQYCKQNNVTMFIIAHVNKNNEIAGPQTLVHIVDALLHIDTNDGQIRTLRANKNRFGDIDTVGIFKMCERGMLSVDNPSEIFLSGSSTESPGSTITCIRKGNRNLLLEIQCLTTETEAEFPQRVCVGLNMNRIKMLTGILRKHTKTKIFHDTFFNIVGGLKIDESETCIDLALVTALLSSLNDFVIPRNTCIMGELSLNGDVRPIDSGVPRVKEAAQHGFTEIFIPYRNYHKSMEGLGANIKAVKTIHELIELIK
- a CDS encoding S9 family peptidase codes for the protein MKFTVKKALFSLLCSLALPLSANASDEKVKVPSAEQLTIERIYSSPSLNGQTPKSLKFSPDGTRVTYLQGKAEDLNRYDLWEYNLASKENKLLVDSQSLFSGPENLSDEEKARRERQRIYGVGIMEYQFSQDGSALLFPLNGDIYYYHLTTKTAKRLTETAGFETDVKFSPQGNFVSYIREQNIYVLNIASGEERQLTIDGGGTIKNGMSEFVAQEEMSRMTGYWWSPNEKHIAFLRVDETPVKTVIRNEIYAEKIELIEQRYPATGTNNVHIQLAVTDIKGKKIRFVELGDNKDIYIPRVKWLSDSKKVSYQLQSRDQKTLTLKTYNLKKRRQKTLLVEKSSHWLNLHKDLTFLSDNKTFIWASERDGYKHLYHYNLKGELISQLTKGEWVVDSLTRVDEKNGWVYFTGRADTPLERHLYKVPLSGKSPENVQRITKRNGFHSINFSQTSESYIDSFSNTKTPKQVSLHSANGEHITWLAENKVTPEHPVAPYYNGLVMPEFGSLKSDDGKADLYYKLYKPKNMQPGKKYPVIVRVYGGPHAQLVTNKWQGADITQYMLQQGYIVYQLDNRGSNYRGTAFEFPIYETLGQVEVADQITGVKYLHTLPYVDKERIGVFGHSYGGYMALMTMFKAGDYFKAGVSGAPVTDWMLYDTHYTERYLNHPNVNAAGYQQSSVFPYVSGLSGPMMVYHGMADDNVLFTNTTKLIKALQDEGKLFELMTYPGSKHSMRGKKVKVHLNATIMDFFDRHFK